The Polynucleobacter necessarius genome window below encodes:
- the rplP gene encoding 50S ribosomal protein L16, producing the protein MLQPKRRKYRKEQKGRNTGVATRGSSVAFGDFGLKAVGRGRLTARQIESARRAMTRHIKRGGRIWIRIFPDKPISQKPAEVRMGNGKGNPEYYVTEIQPGKVLYEMDGVDEQLAREALKLAAAKLPLQTTFVIRHLG; encoded by the coding sequence ATGCTACAACCAAAGCGTCGCAAGTATCGTAAGGAACAAAAGGGCCGTAATACTGGCGTGGCAACACGCGGCAGTTCTGTAGCCTTTGGTGACTTTGGATTGAAGGCTGTTGGCCGTGGTCGTTTGACTGCGCGTCAAATTGAGTCAGCACGTCGTGCAATGACTCGTCACATTAAACGTGGTGGCCGTATTTGGATTCGCATTTTTCCAGATAAGCCAATTTCACAAAAACCTGCAGAAGTACGTATGGGCAACGGTAAAGGTAACCCGGAGTACTACGTAACTGAAATTCAACCAGGCAAAGTGCTTTACGAGATGGACGGTGTTGACGAGCAATTGGCGCGTGAAGCTTTAAAGCTTGCTGCTGCTAAGCTACCTTTGCAGACCACTTTCGTGATTCGCCACTTAGGTTGA
- the rpsC gene encoding 30S ribosomal protein S3 has protein sequence MGQKINPTEFRLAVTKNWTSRWYANNTDFAKMLKEDVDVRSYLKKKLKNASVSKVVIERPAKNARITIYSSRPGVVIGKKGEDIEVLRRELQKRMGVPVHVNIEEIRKPEVDAQLIADSIAQQLERRIMFRRAMKRAMQSAMRLGAQGIKIMSSGRLNGAEIARREWYREGRVPLHTLRADIDYATSEAETTYGIIGVKVWVYKGDTLGRGAEAQVPAPSAAPAAEEKKTRRAPSKTAVRKPAAGTDKPLVAAKPAVKRVRKVETPAADTQKSGE, from the coding sequence ATGGGCCAAAAGATAAACCCCACCGAATTCCGACTCGCGGTAACGAAGAATTGGACATCACGTTGGTATGCAAACAATACTGACTTCGCAAAGATGCTGAAAGAGGACGTAGATGTCCGCAGCTATCTCAAGAAGAAGTTGAAGAACGCATCCGTAAGCAAAGTAGTCATTGAGCGTCCTGCAAAGAACGCGCGTATTACTATCTACAGCTCACGTCCAGGCGTTGTAATCGGCAAAAAAGGTGAAGACATTGAAGTGCTCCGGCGCGAATTACAAAAGCGTATGGGAGTTCCAGTTCATGTGAACATCGAAGAAATTCGTAAGCCAGAAGTTGATGCACAATTGATTGCTGACTCTATTGCTCAACAGTTAGAGAGGCGCATCATGTTCCGTCGCGCAATGAAGCGTGCAATGCAAAGCGCAATGCGTCTTGGCGCACAAGGTATTAAGATCATGTCATCAGGCCGTTTAAATGGAGCAGAGATTGCTCGTCGCGAATGGTACCGTGAAGGTCGTGTTCCGCTTCATACTTTGAGAGCGGATATTGACTACGCAACTTCTGAAGCTGAAACAACATACGGCATTATTGGTGTAAAAGTTTGGGTATACAAAGGCGACACATTGGGTCGTGGTGCAGAAGCTCAAGTACCAGCTCCATCCGCTGCACCAGCTGCCGAAGAAAAGAAAACTCGTCGTGCCCCAAGTAAGACGGCTGTTCGTAAACCAGCTGCTGGCACAGACAAACCTTTAGTTGCTGCTAAACCAGCAGTTAAGCGTGTGCGTAAGGTAGAAACACCAGCCGCAGATACGCAGAAGTCAGGAGAGTAA
- the rpsH gene encoding 30S ribosomal protein S8 produces the protein MSISDPIADMLTRIRNAQAVQKPLVTMPSSKVKVAIAKVLQDEGYIESFEIKGEAAKPVLHIDLKCYAGRPVIERIDRVSTPSLRIYKGRHDIPEVMNGLGIAIISTPQGIMTDRKARATGVGGEVICYVA, from the coding sequence ATGAGTATCAGCGATCCAATCGCCGACATGTTGACCCGGATCCGCAATGCGCAAGCAGTGCAAAAGCCGTTAGTCACAATGCCGTCGTCAAAAGTTAAAGTAGCCATTGCAAAAGTTTTGCAAGACGAAGGCTATATCGAAAGTTTTGAAATCAAAGGTGAAGCAGCTAAGCCAGTGCTACACATTGATCTCAAGTGCTATGCAGGCCGTCCTGTTATAGAACGTATCGACCGTGTCTCGACACCAAGTCTTCGTATCTACAAAGGCCGCCACGACATTCCAGAAGTAATGAATGGCTTGGGCATTGCAATTATTTCAACCCCTCAAGGCATAATGACAGACCGTAAAGCACGTGCAACAGGCGTGGGCGGCGAAGTTATTTGCTACGTAGCTTAA
- the rplO gene encoding 50S ribosomal protein L15 gives MQLNTIKPAEGSKKNRRRVGRGIGSGLGKTAGRGHKGQKSRSGGFHKVGFEGGQMPMYRRLPKRGFMSLTRRHVGQITLNDLAKINLPEVDLLVLKVHGFAGEQINAIKVIKTGELKIAVTFKGITATAGAKAVIEAAGGKLVELA, from the coding sequence ATGCAACTCAATACAATTAAACCTGCAGAAGGCTCCAAGAAAAACCGTCGTCGCGTTGGTCGCGGAATTGGTTCTGGTTTGGGCAAAACTGCTGGCCGTGGTCATAAGGGTCAAAAATCCCGTTCAGGCGGTTTCCACAAGGTTGGATTTGAAGGCGGTCAGATGCCTATGTATCGCCGTTTGCCAAAACGCGGCTTCATGTCTTTGACTCGTCGTCACGTTGGTCAAATCACCTTGAACGACTTAGCAAAAATCAACTTGCCAGAAGTGGACTTGTTGGTATTGAAAGTTCACGGCTTTGCTGGTGAGCAAATCAACGCAATTAAAGTTATTAAAACTGGCGAACTCAAGATTGCTGTAACTTTCAAAGGTATCACAGCAACAGCCGGTGCAAAAGCAGTCATTGAAGCAGCTGGCGGCAAATTAGTTGAGTTGGCTTAA
- the rpsN gene encoding 30S ribosomal protein S14, with translation MAKLSLIERENKRTKTVEKYAAKRAELKAIIADQSRSDEERYEARLKLQALPRNASPIRQRNRCSLTGRPRGTFRKFGLARSKIREIAFRGEIPGLTKASW, from the coding sequence GTGGCAAAACTATCCCTGATTGAGCGCGAGAATAAGCGCACAAAAACTGTAGAGAAGTACGCTGCCAAGCGTGCTGAACTCAAAGCGATCATTGCTGATCAATCACGCAGCGATGAAGAGCGCTATGAAGCTCGCTTGAAGCTACAGGCACTTCCACGTAATGCAAGCCCGATTCGTCAAAGAAATCGTTGTTCATTAACCGGTCGCCCACGTGGCACATTCCGTAAATTCGGTTTGGCTCGAAGCAAGATTCGAGAAATCGCCTTCCGCGGCGAAATCCCTGGTTTAACCAAGGCCAGCTGGTAA
- the rplX gene encoding 50S ribosomal protein L24, producing the protein MKKIRKGDSVVLLTGRDKSKQGTVTAVLENKVVIEGVNIYKKSVKPNPAAGVTGGFIDKPMPVHISNVALVDGNGKPSRVGIKLVDGKKQRFLKTTGATLSA; encoded by the coding sequence ATGAAAAAGATTCGTAAAGGCGATTCCGTAGTTTTGTTGACTGGCCGTGATAAAAGCAAGCAAGGAACTGTAACGGCCGTTCTCGAGAACAAAGTAGTCATCGAAGGCGTGAATATCTACAAAAAGAGCGTTAAACCAAATCCAGCTGCTGGCGTTACTGGCGGCTTTATTGACAAGCCTATGCCTGTTCACATTTCAAATGTGGCTTTGGTTGATGGTAACGGTAAGCCATCACGAGTTGGTATCAAACTCGTAGACGGTAAAAAGCAGCGTTTCCTCAAAACCACTGGCGCGACTTTAAGCGCATAA
- the rplN gene encoding 50S ribosomal protein L14 gives MIQTESRLQVADNTGATEVLCIKVLGGSKRRYASIGDVIKVSVKSAAPRGRVKKGDIYNAVVVRTAKGVRRPDGSLIKFDANAAVLLNAKLEPIGTRIFGPVTRELRTEKFMKIVSLAPEVI, from the coding sequence ATGATACAAACCGAAAGTAGATTACAGGTTGCCGATAACACAGGCGCCACTGAGGTGTTGTGCATCAAGGTATTGGGCGGTTCTAAGCGTCGTTACGCCAGTATCGGCGATGTCATCAAGGTCAGCGTTAAGTCTGCTGCTCCACGTGGCCGTGTAAAAAAAGGTGATATTTATAACGCTGTTGTAGTTAGAACAGCAAAGGGTGTTCGTCGTCCGGACGGTTCATTGATTAAGTTCGATGCAAACGCTGCGGTATTGCTCAACGCTAAGTTAGAGCCAATTGGCACACGTATCTTTGGACCTGTCACACGCGAATTGCGTACTGAGAAGTTCATGAAGATCGTTTCTCTCGCCCCCGAAGTTATTTAA
- the rpmC gene encoding 50S ribosomal protein L29, which produces MKNTELATKDLAALNTELTELLKTGFKLRMQKGTQQLTNTSQLGKNKRDIARVKTFIAQKTAQT; this is translated from the coding sequence ATGAAAAATACAGAATTAGCCACAAAAGATCTGGCTGCTTTGAATACAGAGTTAACTGAGTTATTGAAGACTGGTTTTAAACTCCGTATGCAAAAAGGCACTCAGCAACTCACTAATACCAGCCAATTGGGTAAAAATAAGCGCGACATCGCTCGTGTTAAGACTTTTATCGCCCAAAAGACTGCACAGACATAA
- the rplR gene encoding 50S ribosomal protein L18, producing the protein MNKDESRQRRARQTRIRIAEAQANRFTVIRSNTHISAQVYSSCGTKVVAAASTMEKDLRQAIKNGGNAEAAKQIGKLVAERAVKAGVVDVAFDRSGHRYHGRIKALAEAAREAGLKF; encoded by the coding sequence ATGAATAAAGACGAATCCAGACAAAGACGTGCTCGGCAGACTCGTATTCGGATTGCTGAAGCTCAAGCAAATCGCTTCACAGTTATCCGTAGCAATACACATATTTCTGCCCAGGTTTATAGCTCATGCGGAACCAAAGTTGTTGCAGCTGCTTCAACAATGGAAAAAGATTTGCGCCAAGCCATCAAAAATGGCGGCAATGCTGAAGCGGCAAAACAAATTGGCAAATTAGTTGCCGAGCGTGCTGTTAAGGCAGGCGTTGTTGATGTTGCTTTTGATCGTTCCGGTCATCGTTACCACGGCCGTATTAAGGCTTTAGCTGAAGCTGCGCGTGAAGCCGGCCTGAAGTTCTAA
- the rplE gene encoding 50S ribosomal protein L5: MSTRFQEHYQAKVVANLIAKFGYKSVMEVPRITKVTLNMGLGDAVNDKKIIENAVGDLTKVAGQKPVVTKAKKAIAGFKIRQGYPIGAMVTLRGARMYEFLDRFVTVALPRVRDFRGISGKAFDGRGNYNIGVKEQIIFPEIEYDKIEALRGLNISITTTAKTDKEAKALLAAFKFPFRN, encoded by the coding sequence ATGAGTACACGTTTTCAAGAACACTATCAAGCTAAGGTTGTTGCAAATTTGATCGCTAAGTTTGGCTATAAGTCTGTAATGGAAGTTCCACGTATCACTAAGGTAACCCTGAATATGGGTTTAGGCGATGCCGTGAACGACAAGAAAATTATCGAAAATGCAGTTGGTGATTTAACTAAAGTTGCAGGGCAGAAGCCTGTTGTGACCAAGGCTAAAAAAGCGATTGCAGGTTTCAAAATTCGTCAGGGTTACCCAATCGGTGCCATGGTGACATTGCGTGGTGCACGTATGTACGAATTTTTAGATCGCTTTGTTACGGTTGCATTACCTCGCGTACGCGACTTCCGCGGTATCTCTGGTAAAGCATTTGATGGCCGTGGCAACTACAACATCGGCGTTAAAGAACAGATCATTTTCCCTGAAATTGAATACGATAAAATTGAGGCCCTCCGTGGTCTCAATATCAGCATTACGACGACTGCTAAAACCGACAAAGAAGCAAAAGCGTTGTTGGCAGCATTCAAATTTCCTTTCCGCAATTAA
- the rplF gene encoding 50S ribosomal protein L6 codes for MSRVGKSPITVPKGAEVSINGANITVKGPLGTLTHNLHPSVGLKQEDGVLTVVLNNDTPEAGAQSGTARALVNNMVVGITTGFERKLSLVGVGYRAHAQGESLKLQLGFSHDIIYNLPKGVKAETPSQTEIIIKGSNKQQVGQVAAEVRAYRSPEPYKGKGVRYVDEVVHLKDAKKK; via the coding sequence ATGTCCCGTGTAGGTAAATCACCCATTACAGTTCCTAAGGGCGCTGAGGTAAGCATCAACGGTGCAAACATTACTGTTAAAGGCCCCCTGGGAACGTTGACTCATAACTTGCATCCTTCTGTTGGATTGAAACAAGAAGACGGCGTACTGACAGTTGTTTTGAATAATGACACACCAGAAGCTGGTGCGCAGTCAGGTACAGCACGCGCCTTAGTAAACAACATGGTTGTTGGCATAACCACTGGCTTTGAGCGCAAGCTCAGCTTGGTTGGCGTTGGTTATCGCGCTCACGCTCAAGGTGAGTCGTTGAAATTACAGTTGGGTTTCTCTCACGACATTATTTACAATTTGCCAAAAGGTGTAAAAGCTGAGACGCCGTCGCAAACTGAAATCATCATCAAAGGCTCCAACAAGCAGCAGGTTGGGCAGGTTGCAGCTGAAGTTCGCGCATACCGTTCACCAGAGCCATACAAAGGCAAAGGTGTTCGTTATGTGGATGAGGTAGTGCATCTGAAAGACGCTAAGAAGAAGTAA
- the rpsQ gene encoding 30S ribosomal protein S17 has product MAELSKPLRRTLVGRVVSDKLQKTVTVLVERQVKHPVIGKYVGQSKKYHAHDEAGTYKMGDTVEIAESKPISRTKSWVVTRLVEASKGI; this is encoded by the coding sequence ATGGCAGAATTATCTAAACCCTTACGCCGTACCCTCGTGGGCCGCGTTGTTAGCGACAAACTGCAAAAAACTGTTACGGTTTTAGTTGAGCGTCAAGTTAAGCATCCGGTAATTGGCAAGTACGTTGGACAGTCTAAAAAGTACCATGCTCATGACGAAGCTGGCACATACAAGATGGGTGATACCGTTGAAATTGCTGAATCTAAGCCAATTTCACGCACTAAATCTTGGGTTGTGACCCGTTTAGTAGAAGCTTCTAAGGGTATTTAA
- the rpsE gene encoding 30S ribosomal protein S5, with protein MAKMQTKMQNEERDDGLREKMIAVNRVTKVVKGGRILGFAALTVVGDGDGRIGMGKGKSKEVPVAVQKAMDEARRKMLKVSLRKGTLRHTVTGQHGASRVLISPAKDGTGIIAGGPMRAIFDVMGVTNVVAKSLGSTNPYNLVRATVDGLSKMRTPAEIAAKRGKSVEEILG; from the coding sequence ATGGCAAAAATGCAAACTAAGATGCAAAACGAAGAGCGTGATGATGGTCTTCGCGAGAAAATGATTGCTGTTAATCGCGTCACTAAAGTGGTGAAGGGTGGCCGTATTCTTGGCTTCGCTGCACTTACTGTTGTTGGCGATGGCGATGGCCGTATCGGCATGGGCAAAGGCAAATCAAAAGAAGTGCCAGTTGCTGTTCAAAAAGCAATGGATGAAGCTCGTCGCAAGATGCTCAAAGTTTCCTTACGCAAGGGTACTTTGCGGCACACTGTCACTGGCCAACATGGCGCATCTCGCGTTTTGATTTCGCCAGCTAAAGACGGTACTGGAATTATTGCCGGCGGCCCAATGCGTGCAATTTTCGATGTAATGGGTGTAACTAACGTGGTTGCTAAGTCACTTGGCTCAACAAATCCATACAACCTCGTTCGTGCAACAGTTGATGGTTTGAGCAAGATGAGGACTCCTGCTGAGATTGCTGCTAAACGCGGTAAGTCAGTTGAAGAGATTCTCGGCTAA
- the rpmD gene encoding 50S ribosomal protein L30 has translation MTISNSKVKLQLVRSLIGTRESHRATVRGLGLGRINSVSELEDTPAVRGMINKVSYLVKVIG, from the coding sequence ATGACAATATCTAACTCCAAAGTAAAACTGCAATTAGTGCGCAGTTTGATCGGCACTCGCGAGAGCCATCGTGCAACTGTACGTGGCTTGGGCCTCGGCCGTATCAATTCAGTATCTGAATTGGAGGATACGCCAGCTGTGCGCGGCATGATTAATAAAGTTTCTTATCTAGTTAAAGTCATTGGCTAA